Part of the Bacillus sp. THAF10 genome is shown below.
AAAGTCACATAGGATAACATTAAGGAAAAAACGATGAAATATAAAATCCGCATCTCCTTGTCTTTTAGAAATCTAGTAAAGTGCAGCCAAGGCTTCCCATCCTCTTTTTTGTGTATAACTGGAATACGGTGACGCAGAAGCAGGAGAGAACATAAAAATAACAAAAAGTTAACAAAGGCAAAACTACTAAATACTGCTTGCCAATTAGTATGGACAGCAATAACCTGACTAATCAAAGGACCGAATATACCAGAGAGCAGAAAACCGGCATTTATAAGAGAAATAGTAAACGTTCGTAATGAAGTGGAGAAAAAATCAAAGCAATAGGCAAAGGCAACAGGAGCAAAGCAACCGAGAGCAAACCCTTGCAGGGAACGATAGAAGTATAGCTGAGGTAGATTAGTAGAAAACGAGACAAGCAGTGTGGCAAATGCTGCACAAAAAAATCCATAGCTGATGATGTTCTTTCTGCCGTAGCGGTCGGAAACTGGCCCAAACGTAAGTAGTCCAATCGCGTAAAATACACTGAAGAAGCTACTAGCCAGTATGACATCCCCCATTGGAACATTCCAAGTTTGATAGATACTCTCATACAGAGGAATGAGCGAATACAAATTACAAACAACTAAAAATCCCATTATA
Proteins encoded:
- a CDS encoding MFS transporter gives rise to the protein MNNHYFSAGLLIIMGFLVVCNLYSLIPLYESIYQTWNVPMGDVILASSFFSVFYAIGLLTFGPVSDRYGRKNIISYGFFCAAFATLLVSFSTNLPQLYFYRSLQGFALGCFAPVAFAYCFDFFSTSLRTFTISLINAGFLLSGIFGPLISQVIAVHTNWQAVFSSFAFVNFLLFLCSLLLLRHRIPVIHKKEDGKPWLHFTRFLKDKEMRILYFIVFSLMLSYVTFYDSFFLHLVHSFDDHSLFFIQAIGLVGVCACLFASYLERKLGAKRFIFCCSSSTAATFFIMFVSSDNPYFLGALSIIYVGSISLFLPGMITYIGILGGKQRGSAISLYSFILLIGTAFSPIISHLFSFEAVLLLLCLWFCLNSFLIWSLQKSKST